GCGAGGTGCCTCGCTTCAAGGTCGACAATACTTCAGTGGCTGTTGAACGAGTGGTGGCCTCATCTCCTAAAGCAGCAAATTTTTCCAACGCTTGGAGATAGGTGCGATCGCATCCTTGCCACTCTACGGTATCACCCGCAATTACTTGCTCTAGTTTTTGATAAAAAGCTTGTTGTTCTTGCTGACGCTTAGCTTGCTGCTCAAGCTGATGCTGAAGTTCTGCAACTTGGCTAGCAGAACGGGGTTCAAAGCGATCCCCTTTCTGCTTAAAGTAAATGCGGTCATCGCTTAATAGGCAGTGAGAGGCATAGCAAAGAGGCGGGCTTTGGTCCGAAAACAATAGCTGGGCCAAGTCGGCAGGAGCAACTGACTGGGAGTCTTCCAGCAGAATTTCCCAAGCGACTTCTAGGCTGCTTGGATCAATGTAGGACTCAGCCTCTAACTGAAATTCAGCAATCTCAGAGGGCGTATAGGTTTTCCCCGAAACCACAAAGGTGAATTGTCGAGGATGAAGCGTGTGGGTTTGTCCCGTTTGATCAACAACAACCCAGTTCTTCTTACCTTCAGGCCGATCTAATACGCCCAATTGAAAGGGACGCTGCCCTTCGGCACAATCGCCCCGTCTTTTGAATTCAATTAATGTTCCTTTCTCCACTTAATTGGCTCATCCAATTTCAGTAGTTATGGCAAGTACGAACTAGCCCGTAGCAGGGGTAGTTCTATCAGTCGATACCTACCCTCTAACCTTCGCGGTTGATGAAAGGAAGGAGTGCCAAGACTCGAGCCTGCTTGATGGCTCGGGTCAAATCACGCTGCTGACGAGCGGTGAGGCCAGTAATCCGTCTAGGCAAGATCTTGCCGCGCTCAGTGATAAAACGACGGAGGAGATCAACATCCTTGTAATCAATCGGATCACCTGGCTTGATCGGAGAAACACGGCGGCGATAGTAAGGCATAAGGTCTTGAATAAACGTCTAATAGGTGGACAACTACTTGATTTCTTTATGGTTTGTATGCTTATTGCAATGGGTGCAGAACTTTTTCAGTTCCAGACGAGACGTGGTATTACGTCTATTTTTCGTGGTTGTGTACCGGGATACCCCTGGCGATCGCTTATTGGAGTTGGACCGACATTCGGTACATTCCAATGTGACGATGATCCGAACACCTTTTGCCATGTGTTTTTACCGCATCAAAATTTCTAATTGGACACAAACGATAATTATCTCATGATTAGTCAAAAATCAGCTACTTTTTTTAACGATGAACTGAGGTCAAGTTACGATTTACCTCTTTCATCGGCTTGGGCAGACCGCCAAGACAAACATTCATAGACCTTGACCAGATCTTCAGCTTGTCCGACATTCCCTGGGAACAAGACGACTGGTAGCTGAGAAAACCTATGGCCTGGTGCCGCTTGCACAATACAACATCCCGGTAGGATTTGGCCCAATAGTCGCACAGATGAGAGGTTGAGCCCTCGTGCCAAGATGGTATTCGAGGTCATTCCCCCCTTACTGACTAAGTACCCCAGACGAGTAGGTAGCTGTTGGACAATATTTGCCAACAGATCAGACACCAAACTGTTAAAGTACAGCCGCTCCGACAAGTCCGTAAAACTGAGAGGCGGCCGACTCGTATAAATGACCGGGGTATTGTGTCGGTGAAATATGGTATCCGCCTGTGCCAGAACTTGGCCTCTGATTTGGCTACTCTCAACTTCCCTATTTTGGAGAGGTTTTAGATCAATTTCGATGCCCTCAACTTGAGGCAAAGCCAGTAAATTCTTAAGCTGAACCGTCGTTTTCTGGACATAAGAGCCAACTATAAACACACCTGGATGCGAGCTTTGCACCGTTTCCCCCATTGCCACCGCCGGAATGGGCTGTGGGGGCAAATCTCCAAAGGCGCTCAGCAAACTCGCCGCACTGCGAAATAAGAAGTGTTTTCCCTGAGTAGAAGCCGACAAGGTGAGTTTGGCAAAACGATCCAGATCGGCTTGTTCAACTGCATCAACCACTACATATTGATTGTCTTGTAAGCTGAGTAACCACTGTAAATCCTGGGAAGTGGATGCAGAAAAATGTAGAACTTGTGAGGCAGGAATTCGCCCTTCTGTTTTCTCAGCTATGTAGTCTGGGAGAAAACTATGCCGATAACCAAAAACGGGATCCTGGGCAAATTCAGTCTCATGCACAGGGACAAGCTGATTTTGAGTTTGGATGTAGTGAATACCGTTTTGGGTCATTCTGCCGCCTTCCAGGAACGCCGGAACCAGAAACTGAGCATCAAAAGGTCCCAGCTCTTCCGTGATCACATCTGTTTCTAAAGGATAATGGCCCCGTAAGGTGGAATCTGAGCGACTGACAATCAAATAGGGTTGGAGGCAGGCTTTGGTCTTGATTGACTGAGCTTTTGCCATTGCCATCTTCAAGTTGCGGCATACTTCCCGTGTCACTTGAGCTGCATCTGCAGCTGATCTGCCACGGGTATTAGTCAGAATAAATAGAAGCGGCGATGAGTCTAATAGTCCCTGGTAGAGGGTTCCCACATCCCATTGCAACAACAATAAGCAACTATGAACGGTTTGCGATCCGGTTGGATCATCATCCAACACCACAATTTTGGGTGAGTCAGCCATCAGCCCTCTGCCATCAATCCGGTTGGATAGCCATCAATGCTGACTTGATTCTTCTGGGCTTGATAGTCTCGCAGACCCTCCTCCCCTTTTTGGGTTGCCCATTGAATCAGCCGATCTCGATCGCCTTGGTAGTCGTAGAGAGGAACACCAAACCCACAAGATGTTTGTACAGATTCAATATGCAGCGCGACAATCTGTCGTGCTCCCGGCAGGGCATCGAAGGGTTTGAACCAGTCGGGCCAGGTGCGATCCCAGGGGCGAATCACCTCTCCTTGCCCGTACAATCGCAGAATTAATGGATCCCCTGCAAAGCTACAGAACATAATGGTTAACCGTCCGTTCTCAGCCACATGGGCACTCGTTTCATTGCCACTGCCTGTCAAGTCTAGATAAGCAACTTCATTGTTACCCAGACATCTGAAGGTATTCATGCCCTTAGGAGACAAATTGACACGGCCCTGATGCGGAGCCGATGCCGTAAAAAATATTTGTTGCTTTTGAATGAAGGCTTGTAACGCTGGGGTTAGCTCAGAATAAAATTTAGCCATGACACAGTTGAGGGCAACCTCGAAGATTCCTGAACAAAAATAGCCACATCAAATATAAAAAAAATCTAAAAATCAAGCGATATAGGTAAAGTTAAACGGCAATACGCTCTATTTGAAGCAGGGCATAGCTTAGATAGCTCAGAATCAGCTATTTCCTGGGTACCAATCTGATTAACTGTCCCAAATGGACTTGTGCAAATTTCCTATGTTCTCGATAATATTAGCTGGAAAGTATAAATGCTTAGAGAAACAATATTATGCTCCGACTCAAATCCGCCTTAATCATAGGACTTTTAAGTGCCCTTTCTCTGACTGCCTGTAGCGAAGCAGGTGATGCGGTTAAGGATACAGCTGACAAGGCCAAAGAAACCGCCGCTGAAACCACCGAGAAGGTAACCGATACTGCAACTGAAACTGCAGAAAAAGCTAAAGATACTGTTTCAGATACCGTTAACAAAGGTGCAGACCTCGTTGCCCTCAAAGATAACGTCTCCACCATGAAGGATGGCGTTACCTCAACCCTAGATGCTGCAAAATCTGGAGATTTTGACACTGCAAAAACAGAATTTGCCAAAGTACAGGACGCTTGGCCTGCACTCAAGGACAGCATCAAACCTGACTCTGCTCAATCCATTCAAGATGGTATTGAGGCTGTCAAGACCAACCTAGGTGAAGGCGAGCCCAACAAAGACAAAATCGTTAGCGCTCTCCAAAACCTGCTGACATCTGTCAAAGACATCAAGCTAGGCTAGAGTTCCATATTTCTAAACTTGTAATCAATGGTAAGGGCTAGAAAATGTAACTATTCTCTAGCCTTTCTTATCTCTTCTTCAGGGGCCATGCTAGTCTGCAGCCAGATGGGCAGTCCAAGCTTCCAAGCTATTCAAAATCAGGACTAACTTGAAAGGCTGGATCGAGCAATCGGACTTCATAGGCTTCATCTGGAGCAATGGTCCACAAGGTATCGGCAAAGGTAACGGATTGACCTGGCCCAATGGTGCTGGGTTTGGGTTGAGCGCTGCCGGTTTGCAACAGATTTCCCCGTCTATCTAGAATTTCGTAGTTGACTGCAATGACGGTCACTAGCTGATCATTTTCATTGGTGAGAATTCCAGACAGATGAGATGAGCCGTTGAGCTGAATGATGTAGTCCAAGTCAATATCTTCGACCTTAAGATTACGAAGTATCTTCTGCAGCTTTACTTCTCGATCGTCACGGGCAGCATATTTGGGTTGAACGGTCGATTTTGGTCTAGCACGCTCCGCTGATTGTTTGAGATTGATTAACTGCTGCCAATAGGACTGAAATTGCTGGTTTTGCGCCGCTGTCTCACCAATAATGACAATATCCTGTTCAGCCTGAGCAATAGTGGGTAATGCGAGGGGCAGCATCGCTAGCAAGCTCAACAGAGCTTTCAGCAGTGGAGTTGGAGAATTGCGGTTCATCATTTCGCTCTTAGCCTTTTTATCGCGTGTATTCAAGTCCCCTTTTCAACCCTAACGAACGGAAACTGGAATGCGTGTGATCAGTCATAAATCTTGCAATGCAGGGTTTGAATTTCGCCAATTCTTAAAACAGTCCACAGACCCGATGTGGTGAGATTTTTTAGATTATTATCACCCCATCTGCTTCATGAGGATGAATGAATGGTCAATGCCTATGCGGCCTTTGAACAGGGGGGAGTCCTTCAGCCCTTTGAGTATGATCCTGGACCGTTAGGTCGCCAACAGGTGGATATCCAAGTTGAGTATTGTGGTATCTGCCACAGCGACCTCAGCATGATTAAAAACGAATGGGGGATGACCCAGTATCCCTTTGTGCCTGGCCATGAAATTGTCGGTATTGTGGCTGAGGTCGGCTCTGAGGTGACGCCCCTGCGGGTGGGCCAGCGCGTCGGATTGGGGTGGTATTCGTCTTCCTGTATGCATTGTGAATGGTGTATGGGAGGCGATCACCATCTTTGTCTATCTGCTGAAGGCACTATTGTGGGCCGACCCGGTGGATTTGCTGATCAGGTTCGGGCCGATCAGAGCTGGGTGGTGCCCATTCCAGAGTCCATTGATTCGGCGGT
The genomic region above belongs to Acaryochloris sp. CCMEE 5410 and contains:
- a CDS encoding pyridoxamine 5'-phosphate oxidase family protein, with the protein product MAKFYSELTPALQAFIQKQQIFFTASAPHQGRVNLSPKGMNTFRCLGNNEVAYLDLTGSGNETSAHVAENGRLTIMFCSFAGDPLILRLYGQGEVIRPWDRTWPDWFKPFDALPGARQIVALHIESVQTSCGFGVPLYDYQGDRDRLIQWATQKGEEGLRDYQAQKNQVSIDGYPTGLMAEG
- a CDS encoding FxLYD domain-containing protein, whose amino-acid sequence is MNTRDKKAKSEMMNRNSPTPLLKALLSLLAMLPLALPTIAQAEQDIVIIGETAAQNQQFQSYWQQLINLKQSAERARPKSTVQPKYAARDDREVKLQKILRNLKVEDIDLDYIIQLNGSSHLSGILTNENDQLVTVIAVNYEILDRRGNLLQTGSAQPKPSTIGPGQSVTFADTLWTIAPDEAYEVRLLDPAFQVSPDFE
- the rpmG gene encoding 50S ribosomal protein L33, whose product is MAKGVRIIVTLECTECRSNSNKRSPGVSRYTTTKNRRNTTSRLELKKFCTHCNKHTNHKEIK
- a CDS encoding four-carbon acid sugar kinase family protein — protein: MADSPKIVVLDDDPTGSQTVHSCLLLLQWDVGTLYQGLLDSSPLLFILTNTRGRSAADAAQVTREVCRNLKMAMAKAQSIKTKACLQPYLIVSRSDSTLRGHYPLETDVITEELGPFDAQFLVPAFLEGGRMTQNGIHYIQTQNQLVPVHETEFAQDPVFGYRHSFLPDYIAEKTEGRIPASQVLHFSASTSQDLQWLLSLQDNQYVVVDAVEQADLDRFAKLTLSASTQGKHFLFRSAASLLSAFGDLPPQPIPAVAMGETVQSSHPGVFIVGSYVQKTTVQLKNLLALPQVEGIEIDLKPLQNREVESSQIRGQVLAQADTIFHRHNTPVIYTSRPPLSFTDLSERLYFNSLVSDLLANIVQQLPTRLGYLVSKGGMTSNTILARGLNLSSVRLLGQILPGCCIVQAAPGHRFSQLPVVLFPGNVGQAEDLVKVYECLSWRSAQADERGKS
- the rpsR gene encoding 30S ribosomal protein S18 codes for the protein MPYYRRRVSPIKPGDPIDYKDVDLLRRFITERGKILPRRITGLTARQQRDLTRAIKQARVLALLPFINREG